A window of the Microplitis mediator isolate UGA2020A chromosome 5, iyMicMedi2.1, whole genome shotgun sequence genome harbors these coding sequences:
- the LOC130668955 gene encoding probable ubiquitin carboxyl-terminal hydrolase FAF-X: MTIATRGQGVGIDPPESQQTTQVVQVAQVEQEDALNRRMRNTEMELEDATRRFTREMTLFKSQQPLENSNSELNLTENVVQTESTTNETATSTDENNQLRVEPDFPHAKLAMLDEKITSSRWVVPVLPDQELECLLEASIDLCKKGLDVHSEACQRFFREGCTISFTKILTDDAVNSWKPHIHNCINANCERLIELCVLKLDQDWFPLLDLLAMVFNPNNKFHTFNAARISESVPPGSSNIPDEELYARPPPDPRNPRGWLVDLINRFGNLGGFDILLSRFQSGRNLTIPVIYALLRPFGLCYELLTVHTIIKYLMPITDIVPVILDELTDEELKKEAKNESKNDAISAIIKAMKNLVSRVPHQEVMIRNLEVLRLKMILRLLQISSFNGKMNALNEVNKVITSVSYYPHRNPTLEDEEWLTAERMAKWIKDNDVLEIVLRDSLHQPQYVEKLEKILRFIIKERTLTLEDLDAVWAAQAGKHEAIVKNIHDLLAKLAWDFSPEQLDHLFECFQTSWKTANKKQREKLLELIRRLAEDDKDGVMAHKVLTLFWNLAHSDEVPTEIMDQALNAHVKILDYSCSQDRDAQKTVWLDKCVEELKSGDKWALPALKQIREICTLYEPNPNMGSNQRSHHVYYRQEVIDRLQNQHSVVILVTNSLTNYMDKVRQLVKDNPDIDAMTFMPDGRYNHIIQVQERLNFLRFLLKDGQLWLCAEQAKQIWQCLAEQAVFVSDREACFKWFSKLMGEEPDLDPAINKDFFENNILQLDPTLLTESGIKCYERFFKAVNSKEGRLKTKRRTYLMDDVDLIGSDYLWRVVTNSPEEIACRGIELLKEVNTNLGPKLQSTVLSFHETFIAECMDRLKAHYDTVSILTGDCADDKNKTKDEKEYNKITMEALKMCRVMRVLQEYINECDTAFPVERKILPLHRAARGKHLSLIIRFISPGRNIDDIDVYTHSNDTLASLRRQILRRIKANGTNVKLDLYINGESLDQADDRKLLSQIPLRDKMLLSAKLSQMHSNIPSSPDSSSDSSTSSPHHPYDGPNLEAENSLPGVVMSQRPHYVTFFFQLADLGCTLKHSQLRDAARNLLQLVPPDTLTVARLQWLFGHYKEEEGTVNQHCNEQNTSVDTLFFAASPNQVLYNLEVLYTLLMPALDPTSEKAFEFQYNFIKSGEAGVILDMLTKNKFLPNADETTKRSAYLTVLKLCKLLLTVVGNVVAFVLDDMQQSDNHDTHYHNNRGFIVILKQALQNVPNQNTEYMLRSVATKLTQHLVNQMPPGGTESDRCCQMFMQAVNFELPDMATIRAIIKIAWAASTGNLNNVDASTEVLHTMHEANQREPRPIEATDILVCKEALEVLTIALVLNPTALTNLTRDKMWHTFLTDLVLVSTSRIVRMAAAEQFLLISTYCSNHQSFQLNLMILFSVLNSTVTENARQSQEYFQLLCRLLNYAHISSCPLPSAEALLNIEIAWLKKVRDNVIETGETQVEDALLEGHLSFTKELLAFLPSSKKYELGSDEKRGGTLIKELVNDFIFPASRLMLQLRSTGELSSPQASPVCTTPQSTSAAFDLLVGLCVGCVPNMKLLVTMLTDMFYSERDEPLEEWDYLPPVGPRPLKGFVGLKNAGATCYMNSVLQQLYMVESIRVGLLTAEGAATDLNEDFSGEERVDGEQTIEASDNDTNEEKCGVDESRKEYNIGILKQVQAIFGHLAYSKLQYYIPRGLWKHFKLQGEPVNLREQQDAVEFFMSLVESLDEALKALGHEQIMGKILGGSYSDQKICKGCPHRYSKEEPFSVISVDIRNHSNLLDSLEQYVKGELLEGADAYHCDKCNKKVVTVKRLCVKKLPPVLAIQLKRFEYDFERVCAIKFNDYFEFPRDLDMEPYTVSGLAKLEGEVIDCDYEEVNKGTCTKYQLTGIVVHSGQASGGHYYSYILHRQNDGTAKWYKFDDGDVIECKMEEEEEMKTQCFGGDYMGEVFDQMLKRMNFRRQKRWWNAYMLFYTRLDVEENSLMKSFNELSLYTKLGVMKMPPAIEHSVRKQNIKFMHNRNQFSAEYFQFIRKLVSCNAPHTLSRQNLNDKMPAEAEELSMLSVQLASRFLFYTGFHTKKTLRGTATDWYDILSHHLRCSKTVRSWFAHNVLFNHPHRFCEYLLSCQTTEVRTAFMKILVFLAHYSLHDGPCVPPSLNAPSILLDPTATLSDHLLHAVLSLLHREISDHGRHLPHYFSLFHSYANLGLEEKAQLLKLNVPVTFMLVAIDEGPGPTIKYQYPELTKLHQVVSMLIRCCDISSRCQSSMAPSGVPVLPNPYGDPTCQPDYLMPIQPQAVDILFIRTSYMKKLIEDANVTEDTLKLLQYCCWENPHLSRTVLSELLWQIGFAYTHELRHHMDLLLSMLLMEDSWQTHRIHNALKGVPDEREGLFETIIKSKNHYQKRAYQCIKCMVQLFSKCRPAHQLLYHSPELKRKWNHAIDWLQDELEKRPYTSAPPYTHAYNNWSPPTQSNESTNGYFLERSNSAKKTLERAYELCPEEEPEVEEVNEEYYKRGSNSQWGPGSERYAGQPDVTVTQQMQEESEQQQQQQQQQQQQQQQPQEKQPTPSPVHIPHVSQVPNSQNPESPQNNSQDP, encoded by the exons atgacaattgCTACGAGAGGTCAGGGGGTTGGCATAGATCCGCCAGAGAGCCAGCAAACTACACAGGTGGTCCAAGTGGCACAGGTTGAACAAGAGGATGCGCTAAATCGTAGAATGAGAAATACTGAAATGGAACTGGAAGATGCGACACGGAGATTTACTAGAGAG atgactttatttaaatcacaACAGCCATTAGAGAATTCAAATTCGGAGCTTAACTTGACTGAAAATGTTGTACAAACAGAGTCAACTACTAATGAGACTGCGACATCAACAGATGAAAATAATCAACTCAGAGTTGAGCCGGATTTTCCACACGCCAAGCTGGCGATGTTggatgaaaaaataacaagcTCACGTTGGGTTGTTCCTGTTTTGCCGGACCAAGAGCTCGAGTGTTTGTTGGAAGCCAGTATAGATTTGTGTAAAAAAG ggCTCGATGTACACAGTGAGGCATGCCAGCGCTTTTTTCGCGAGGGCTGTACGATTTCCTTCACTAAAATTCTTACCGATGACGCCGTCAATAGTTGGAAGCCTCACATCCATAATTGCATTAACGCAAACTGCGAAAGATTGATTGAACTGTGTGTTCTAAAGCTGGATCAAGATTGGTTTCCACTTCTTGACTTACTTGCTATGGTGTTTAATCCGAACAATAAATTTCACACATTCAATGCAGCTAGAATTTCCGAATCCGTACCACCTGGCTCTAGTAATATTCCGGACGAGGAACTTTACGCCCGACCACCACCCGATCCAAGAAATCCTCGTGGTTGGCTCGTCGATCTTATCAATAg aTTTGGTAACTTGGGTGGTTTCGATATTTTACTATCAAGATTTCAAAGCGGGCGTAATCTCACTATTCCTGTAATTTACGCATTACTGCGGCCATTTGGTCTCTGTTATGAACTGCTGACTGTTCATacgataattaaatatctgaTGCCCATAACT gATATAGTGCCTGTAATATTGGACGAACTTACGGATGAAGAGCTAAAAAAAGAAGCGAAAAATGAATCTAAAAATGACGCTATTTCGGCCATTATAAAAGCCATGAAAAATTTAGTATCACGTGTACCGCACCAAGAAGTTATGATAAGAAATTTAGAAGTATTAAGACTGAAAATGATTTTAAGACTTTTGCaaatttcatcatttaacgGTAAAATGAATGCACTCAATGAAGTTAATAAAGTTATAACAAGTGTTAGTTATTATCCGCATCGTAATCCAACGCTCGAGGACGAGGAGTGGTTAACCGCAGAGCGTATGGCCAAGTGGATAAAGGACAATGACGTGTTGGAAATAGTACTACGCGATTCATTGCACCAGCCTCAGTACGTCGAGaagctggaaaaaattttgcgtTTCATTATCAAGGAACGTACATTGACACTTGAAGACCTTGACGCCGTGTGGGCTGCCCAGGCAGGGAAGCACGAAGcgattgttaaaaatattcatgatCTACTTGCTAAGCTGGCGTGGGACTTCAGTCCCGAACAGCTGGACCACCTCTTCGAGTGTTTCCAAACAAGCTGGAAGACGGCGAATAAAAAACAACGCGAGAAGCTACTGGAGCTGATACGCCGATTGGCCGAAGATGACAAAGACGGCGTAATGGCACACAAAGTATTGACTTTATTTTGGAATCTAGCCCACTCAGACGAAGTACCAACAGAGATAATGGACCAGGCATTGAATGCTCATGTTAAAATATTAGATTACTCGTGTTCCCAAGACCGCGATGCGCAAAAAACCGTATGGCTCGACAAGTGCGTCGAAGAATTAAAGAGCGGCGACAAATGGGCGCTACCGGCATTGAAACAAATACGAGAAATTTGTACTCTGTACGAACCAAATCCAAATATGGGAAGCAATCAACGCAGTCATCACGTTTATTATCGCCAAGAAGTTATTGATCGTCTGCAAAATCAACACAGTGTTGTCATACTTGTGACAAATAGTCTAACAAATTATATGGATAAAGTCCGACAACTTGTCAAAGACAATCCTGATATCGACGCTATGACATTTATGCCCGACGGACGGTATAATCACATCATTCAAGTACAGGagagacttaattttttacgtttcCTACTTAAAGACGGGCAGTTGTGGCTCTGCGCTGAGCAGGCGAAACAAATTTGGCAGTGTCTGGCCGAACAAGCCGTTTTCGTCTCCGACAGGGAAGCCTGCTTCAAATGGTTCTCAAAGTTGATGGGAGAAGAACCAGATCTTGACCCAGCGATAaacaaagatttttttgaaaacaatatTCTCCAGCTTGATCCAACTTTACTGACCGAAAGCGGTATCAAGTGCTACGAACGTTTCTTCAAAGCCGTCAATTCTAAAGAAGGAAGATTGAAGACCAAGCGCCGCACGTATTTGATGGACGACGTTGATTTAATCGGCAGCGATTACCTGTGGCGAGTTGTCACAAATAGTCCGGAAGAAATAGCGTGTCGAGGTATTGAACTTCTCAAGGAAGTGAACACAAATTTAGGACCAAAGTTACAGTCAACTGTACTGAGTTTCCATGAAACTTTTATTGCTGAATGTATGGACAGACTAAAAGCTCACTACGACACTGTGTCCATTCTAACGGGAGATTGCgctgatgataaaaataaaactaaggATGAAAAAGAATACAACAAAATAACAATGGAGGCATTGAAAATGTGTCGTGTTATGAGAGTACTTCAAGAATATATTAATGAATGTGATACAGCATTTCCAGTTGAACGTAAAATATTGCCACTGCATCGTGCTGCTCGTGGTAAACATTTGTCATTGATAATACGTTTTATAAGTCCTGGTAGGAATATCGATGACATTGATGTTTACACACACAGCAATGATACTTTGGCATCATTGAGACGTCAAATATTGCGGCGAATAAAAGCAAACGGTACAAATGTCAAATTAGATTTGTATATCAACGGGGAATCGTTGGATCAAGCTGACGATCGTAAGCTACTGTCACAGATACCTCTGAGAGATAAAATGTTGCTGTCGGCAAAGCTGAGCCAGATGCACAGCAACATTCCCAGCTCGCCGGACAGCAGCTCCGACAGCTCGACAAGTTCTCCGCATCATCCTTACGACGGTCCTAATCTTGAAGCGGAAAACAGTTTGCCGGGTGTTGTCATGTCTCAGCGCCCGCACTACGTCACATTTTTCTTTCAACTCGCCGACCTGGGCTGTACTCTCAAGCACTCTCAGCTTCGTGACGCAGCTCGGAATCTTCTGCAACTGGTCCCGCCAGACACACTGACAGTAGCGCGGCTGCAGTGGCTCTTCGGACATTATAAGGAAGAAGAGGGAACTGTCAACCAGCACTGCAACGAACAAAACACCAGTGTCGATACTCTGTTCTTTGCAGCGAGTCCTAATCAAGTTCTGTACAATCTCGAGGTACTGTACACGTTATTGATGCCGGCATTAGATCCCACCTCCGAAAAGGCCTTTGAATttcagtataattttataaaaagtggAGAAGCTGGGGTCATACTGGACATGctgacgaaaaataaatttctacctAACGCTGATGAGACAACAAAACGCTCGGCGTATTTaactgttttaaaattatgtaaattattacTGACTGTCGTGGGTAATGTTGTGGCATTTGTGTTAGACGACATGCAGCAATCAGACAATCATGATACTCATTACCACAATAATCGTGGTTTTATTGTAATTCTTAAACAGGCATTGCAGAATGTACCCAATCAAAATACCGAGTACATGTTGCGCAGTGTCGCTACCAAGTTGACCCAACATCTGGTCAATCAGATGCCACCAGGTGGTACTGAGTCTGACCGTTGCTGTCAAATGTTCATGCAGGcggtaaattttgaattaccaGACATGGCGACTATTCGTGccataataaaaatagccTGGGCAGCGTCAActggtaatttaaataacgttGATGCATCAACAGAAGTACTTCATACGATGCACGAAGCTAATCAAAGAGAGCCACGTCCAATAGAAGCCACTGACATTTTAGTGTGTAAAGAAGCACTTGAAGTACTGACAATAGCTCTAGTTCTAAATCCAACTGCCTTGACAAATCTAACACGTGACAAAATGTGGCACACATTTTTAACGGACCTCGTGCTGGTGAGCACGTCCAGGATCGTGAGAATGGCCGCTGCTGAACAATTTTTACTTATCTCCACATACTGCAGCAACCATCAGTCATTTCAACTGAACTTGATGATTTTATTCAGCGTTCTTAATTCCACGGTAACGGAAAACGCACGTCAGAGTCAAGAATACTTTCAACTTTTGTGCAGACTACTTAATTACGCGCACATCTCCTCCTGTCCATTGCCCTCTGCCGAGGCTCTGCTCAACATCGAGATCGCCTGGTTGAAAAAAGTGCGCGATAATGTTATCGAGACTGGCGAGACTCAAGTCGAGGACGCGCTTCTCGAGGGTCACCTGAGTTTCACAAAAGAACTTTTAGCTTTTTTACCGAGCTCCAAAAAATACGAGCTTGGCTCTGACGAAAAACGCGGGGGTACGTTGATAAAGGAGCTggttaatgattttatttttcctgccTCGCGTTTGATGCTGCAGTTACGCAGCACCGGAGAATTGTCATCACCCCAAGCGAGTCCTGTGTGCACGACCCCGCAGTCAACCAGCGCGGCGTTTGATCTTCTCGTTGGTCTGTGTGTAGGTTGTGTCCCTAATATGAAACTTCTAGTCACAATGCTAACAGATATGTTTTATTCCGAGCGAGACGAGCCACTTGAGGAGTGGGATTACTTACCACCGGTTGGCCCACGACCACTGAAGGGTTTCGTCGGTTTAAAAAACGCCGGAGCCACTTGTTAcatgaattctgttttgcagcaGCTGTATATGGTCGAGAGTATAAGGGTCGGACTGCTGACAGCCGAAGGAGCCGCCACTGATTTGAATGAAGACTTCTCGGGTGAGGAACGTGTCGATGGTGAACAGACCATCGAGGCGAGTGACAATGACACTAATGAAGAAAAGTGCGGTGTCGATGAGTCGCGCAAGGAATACAACATCGGTATTTTGAAACAGGTACAAGCGATATTCGGACACTTGGCGTACAGCAAGCTGCAGTACTACATACCTCGTGGTTTGTGGAAACATTTCAAGTTACAAGGCGAGCCGGTTAACTTACGAGAACAGCAGGATGccgttgaattttttatgagcttagTCGAGAGTCTGGACGAAGCTCTGAAGGCACTTGGCCACGAACAAATAATGGGAAAAATTCTCGGTGGGTCTTACAGCGATCAGAAAATATGCAAGGGTTGTCCTCACAGGTATTCGAAAGAGGAACCTTTCAGTGTCATTAGTGTAGATATTCGCAACCACAGCAATCTGCTCGATTCTTTAGAGCAGTATGTCAAGGGTGAACTTTTGGAAGGAGCGGATGCTTATCACTGCGACAAGTGTAACAAAAAAGTCGTCACTGTAAAACGTCTGTGTGTTAAAAAACTTCCGCCTGTGTTGGCTATTCAACTTAAACGTTTTGAATACGATTTTGAACGAGTCTgtgcaattaaatttaacgatTACTTTGAATTCCCGCGGGATTTAGACATGGAGCCTTACACTGTTAGCGGGCTCGCTAAACTCGAAGGGGAAGTTATTGACTGTGATTACGAGGAAGTAAACAAAGGGACTTGTACAAAGTATCAGCTTACTGGTATTGTTGttcacagtggtcaagccagcGGTGGTCACTATTATTCTTATATTTTACACAGACAAAATGACGGTACTGCCAAGTGGTATAAATTTGATGATGGAGATGTAATTGAATGTAAAATGGAAGAGGAAGAGGAAATGAAAACCCAGTGCTTTGGTGGTGACTATATGGGTGAAGTGTTTGATCAAATGTTAAAACGTATGAACTTCCGTCGTCAGAAAAGGTGGTGGAATGCGTACATGCTTTTCTACACGAGATTAGACGTTGAAGAAAATTCTCTTATGAAAAGTTTTAATGAACTGTCATTATATACGAAATTGGGAGTAATGAAAATGCCACCGGCAATAGAACACAGTGTCcgtaaacaaaatattaaatttatgcaTAATAGAAATCAATTTAGTGctgaatattttcaatttatcagAAAATTGGTATCGTGTAATGCACCGCATACATTAAGCCGACAGAATCTCAATGACAAAATGCCCGCGGAAGCTGAAGAACTGTCAATGCTGTCAGTGCAATTGGCCTCAAGATTTTTATTCTACACCGGTTTCCATACAAAGAAAACGTTACGAGGTACTGCTACTGACTGGTACGACATACTGAGTCATCATTTACGTTGCAGCAAAACAGTAAGGTCTTGGTTTGCTCACAACGTTCTCTTCAATCATCCTCACAGATTCTGTGAATATTTATTGAGCTGTCAAACCACCGAAGTACGAACagcatttatgaaaatattagtATTTCTCGCGCACTATTCTCTGCATGACGGACCATGTGTACCACCGAGTCTCAACGCGCCTTCAATTCTCCTTGACCCAACAGCAACACTGAGCGATCATTTATTGCACGCGGTACTGTCTCTTCTTCATCGCGAAATATCTGATCACGGGCGACATTTGCCCCATTATTTCTCTCTGTTTCACTCGTACGCAAACCTCGGGTTGGAAGAAAAAGCTCAACTACTGAAACTCAACGTGCCAGTGACGTTTATGTTGGTCGCGATTGACGAAGGTCCAGGACCGACAATAAAATATCAGTATCCCGAGTTGACAAAACTTCATCAGGTAGTCAGCATGTTGATACGTTGCTGTGACATATCATCAAGATGTCAGTCAAGTATGGCGCCATCAGGTGTTCCAGTTCTACCAAATCCTTACGGTGACCCGACGTGCCAACCCGACTACCTGATGCCTATCCAACCTCAAGCTGTTGATATTCTTTTCATACGTACGAgttacatgaaaaaattaattgaagacGCGAATGTCACTGAAGATACACTAAAATTACTCCAGTATTGCTGTTGGGAAAACCCACATCTGTCACGGACTGTCCTCAGTGAACTACTCTGGCAAATTGGATTCGCGTATACCCACGAACTGAGACATCACATGGATCTTTTACTGTCGATGTTACTAATGGAAGATTCGTGGCAAACCCATCGTATACATAACGCACTCAAGGGTGTACCGGACGAGAGAGAGGGATTGTTTGAGACAATAATAAAGAGTAAGAACCATTACCAAAAACGTGCGTACCAGTGTATCAAATGTATGGTACAATTATTCAGCAAATGTCGACCTGCTCATCAGTTGCTGTACCACAGTCCTGAATTGAAGAGAAAGTGGAACCATGCTATCGACTGGCTTCAAGATGAATTAGAAAAGCGACCTTACACTTCCGCCCCACCGTACACTCATGCGTACAACAATTGGTCACCGCCAACGCAATCAAATGAATCAACAAATGGATACTTTTTGGAACGCAGTAACAGTGCTAAGAAAACGTTAGAGCGTGCCTATGAACTTTGTCCAGAAGAAGAACCTGAAGTTGAAGAAGTCAATGAGGAATATTATAAGCGCGGCAGTAATTCACAATGGGGGCCTGGATCTGAAcg gtaTGCTGGTCAACCGGATGTAACAGTAACTCAACAAATGCAAGAAGAAAGtgaacaacagcagcagcagcaacaacaacagcaacagcaacaacaacaaccacAAGAAAAACAACCAACACCATCTCCTGTTCATATACCTCACGTGAGTCAAGTACCGAACTCTCAAAACCCAGAGTCACCGCAAAACAATAGTCAGGATCCATAA
- the LOC130668959 gene encoding 2-Hydroxyacid oxidase 1: MSEFVCIDDYEKSAVNILAQSVKDYYTSGAGDEFTLKWNRDAFKKYRIRPRVLRDVSNCDISTWILGDKISMPLGIAPTAMQRMAHPDGECANAKAAEHMKTIFIQSTISTSSIEEIKKAAPNAIKWFQLYIYCDRQVTINLIRRAEKAGYKAIVLTVDTPFFGIRRRDVKNKFTLPKHLKLANFDGHLSDKINSTDSGSGLNEYVVNLFDDSLNWNDVDWLKSVTNLPIILKGILRADDAVLALEKGVQGIIVSNHGARQLDEVAASIEALPEIVKAVGDKIDVYLDGGIRQGTDVFKALALGAKMVFFGRPMLWGLTHGGEKGAIEVLKLIKEDIKQTLALAGCRSVNEVTRDMIIHESHYSRL, encoded by the exons atgagtgAATTTGTTTGTATTGACGATTACGAAAAATCGGCAGTTAATATTTTGGCCCAGTCAGTGAAAGATTATTACACAAGTGGTGCAGGAGATGAATTTACTTTGAAGTGGAATAGAGATGCGTTTAAAaa gTACAGAATAAGACCACGAGTACTGAGAGATGTTTCAAATTGTGATATAAGTACGTGGATCCTCGGTGATAAAATTTCCATGCCTCTAGGAATAGCGCCGACTGCAATGCAACGGATGGCTCACCCAGACGGCGAGTGTGCGAATGCTAAAG ctgctGAACatatgaaaacaatttttatacagtcAACAATATCAACTAGCAgtattgaagaaataaaaaaagctgcACCAAACGCAATTAAATGGTTTCAATTGTACATATACTGCGACCGCCAAGTAACGATAAATCTGATAAGACGTGCTGAGAAAGCCGGTTACAAGGCTATTGTTCTTACTGTTGATACTCCGTTCTTTGGTATCAGACGTCGtgacgtaaaaaataaatttaccttaCCAAAACATTTGAAACTAGCTAATTTCGATGGTCATTTgtcagataaaataaattccactGACTCAGGGTCTGGTTTAAACGAATACGTCGTCAATTTATTCGACGATTCATTGAATTGGAATGACGTTGACTGGCTCAAAag TGTCACCAACTTGccgattattttaaaaggaaTCTTGAGAGCCGATGACGCAGTACTGGCTCTGGAAAAAGGAGTCCAAGGGATCATCGTTTCAAATCATGGTGCCAGGCAACTTGACGAAGTCGCCGCATCG atcgAAGCGTTGCCTGAAATTGTCAAAGCCGTTGGTGACAAAATTGATGTTTATTTGGATGGTGGGATCAGACAAGGAACTGATGTCTTTAAAGCTTTAGCTTTAGGTGCTAAAATG gTGTTTTTCGGAAGACCAATGCTCTGGGGACTAACACACGGTGGCGAAAAAGGAGCAATAGAAGTTCTGAAACTAATAAAAGAAGATATAAAACAGACTCTAGCACTAGCCG GCTGTCGATCTGTCAATGAAGTAACCAGAGATATGATAATCCATGAGTCACATTACAGTCgcttataa
- the LOC130668958 gene encoding N-acetylgalactosaminyltransferase 6-like, with translation MKRNVISLIKFLFVATFAVLLTIVVFRYVRGPRISFTGSPHSLNLFDGDKTSNPNGQLEEKIDWHDYKKIKEDSERVGIGEQGKPAILSPTKRLIEEKLYKVNGFNAALSDDISLNRSVPDIRHPDCKKKKYLKKLHSVSVIVSFHNEHFTTLLRTCWSVINRSPAELLEEIILVDDASTKVELKDKLDNYIANNLPKVTVIRLPQRSGLIRGRLAGAKKARAKILVFLDSHTEANVNWLPPLIEPITKDYKTCVCPFIDVIAFDTFEYRAQDEGARGAFDWELYYKRLPLLPENLANPSEPFKSPVMAGGLFAISAQFFWELGGYDPGLDIWGGEQYELSFKIWQCGGQMFDAPCSRVAHIYRKFAPFPNPGRGDFLGKNYKRVAQVWMDEYAEYIYKRRPHLRNLDPGDLTVQKALRDKLKCKPFKWFMENIAFDLVDTYPPIEPEDFALGEIRNMGVLELCLDAKRKAKNEAVVVDLCVKDGVKVANAEQEFRLTWRKDIRPKTRTDCLDVSSGVPRAPVTLYPCHGQQGNQRWRYNVEKQWLMHGLGDRCLDTDPASKKVFVSACDASSSTQKWRIQEVNMMALNNWDNVGPKIK, from the exons ATGAAGCGTAATGTAATTagcttaattaaatttttgtttgttgcCACGTTTGCGGTATTACTGACAATTGTCGTGTTCCGTTATGTCCGTGGACCCCGAATTTCGTTCACTGGATCTCCACATTCcctaaatttatttgacgGAGACAAAACATCAAATCCTaat GGTCAACTGGAAGAGAAAATTGATTGGCatgactacaaaaaaattaaagaggaTTCCGAGAGAGTGGGGATCGGCGAGCAGGGAAAGCCAGCAATTTTATCACCAACAAAACGGCTaatagaagaaaaattatataaagtaAATGGTTTTAATGCTGCGCTGAGCGACGATATTTCTCTGAATCGTTCTGTTCCCGACATACGTCACCCGGattgtaaaaagaaaaaatatttaaagaaattacATTCAGTATCTGTGATAGTATCATTCCACAATGAACACTTTACAACATTACTGCGTACATGTTGGAGTGTTATCAACAGATCACCAGCAGAATTGCTTGAGGAAATAATTCTGGTTGATGATGCAAGTACAAAAGTTGAGCTAAAAGACAAACTTGATAATTACATAGCTAATAATCTTCCAAAGGTTACGGTGATAAGACTGCCGCAGAGATCAGGTCTGATACGAGGTAGATTAGCCGGTGCTAAGAAAGCGAGGGCTAAAATTCTAGTTTTTCTCGACTCACATACAGAGGCTAATGTTAACTGGCTCCCGCCACTAATAGAACCCATCACTAAGGACTACAAGACATGCGTGTGTCCATTTATAGACGTAATTGCATTCGATACCTTCGAATACCGGGCGCAAGATGAGGGCGCACGCGGTGCATTTGACTGGGAGCTCTACTACAAGAGGCTGCCGCTGCTACCAGAAAATTTGGCGAATCCCTCGGAGCCATTCAAGAGCCCGGTGATGGCTGGCGGACTGTTTGCCATCAGCGCTCAGTTCTTCTGGGAACTCGGTGGCTACGACCCGGGTCTCGACATCTGGGGCGGCGAGCAGTACGAGCTGTCTTTCAAAATATGGCAGTGCGGTGGACAAATGTTTGACGCGCCTTGTTCTAGAGTCGCTCATATTTACAGAAAGTTCGCGCCCTTTCCTAATCCAGGGCGCGGTGACTTCCTgggaaaaaattacaaacgaGTGGCGCAGGTTTGGATGGACGAGTACGCGGAGTATATTTACAAACGACGTCCTCATTTGAGGAACCTCGACCCTGGTGATTTGACAGTACAAAAAGCTTTGAGGGATAAGCTTAAGTGTAAACCATTCAAGTGGTTTATGGAGAATATTGCTTTTGATCTAGTAGATACATATCCGCCGATAGAACCTGAAGACTTTGCGCTTGGGGAGATAAGAAACATGGGAGTGCTGGAGCTCTGCTTGGACGCGAAACGCAAGGCCAAGAATGAAGCCGTCGTCGTTGATCTCTGCGTCAAGGACGGTGTGAAGGTCGCCAACGCTGAGCAGGAGTTCAGGTTGACCTGGAGAAAAGACATACGTCCGAAGACCAGGACCGACTGCTTGGATGTTTCTAGTGGAGTTCCCCGAGCTCCGGTTACTCTGTACCCCTGTCATGGACAACAGGGCAATCAGCGCTGGCGTTACAACGTCGAGAAGCAGTGGCTGATGCACGGACTGGGTGACAGGTGTCTTGACACCGACCCCGCCAGCAAAAAAGTATTTGTATCAGCCTGCGATGCTTCCTCGTCTACCCAGaagtggaggattcaagaggtCAACATGATGGCTCTCAATAACTGGGACAACGTCGGtccgaaaataaaataa